DNA from Sorex araneus isolate mSorAra2 chromosome 6, mSorAra2.pri, whole genome shotgun sequence:
ttctggttGAGCATCaatccccagtgatgctcaggggttacatcctggctctgtgctcaggaatcactcctggagatactccagtgaccttatgggatgccggggatggaacccgggttggctacatgtgaGACAAgcgcctccccgctgtcctaggGCACCGGCCCGGTCACTCCCATTTCACCCACTCAGTTTCACAGTCATGCCTGGTTGATGCTGAGGTGCCACTGGCTGCCATGTGGCCTCCATGGTTTGGCAAACCATGCTCCTCTCCCCACTTTGGGGGCGCCGTGCTGTCCCTTATCTCGCTTCCAGATAGTGAATATACCCCTGGGGGAAGGCCCCTGATTAGCCTTTCAGCTTTACACTCTCCCTTTAGCCACTCCACTTCCTCCCAGGGTGGTATGAAAAGGAGGCGGGAGCTTCGGCCTGAGATGACAGCCCCAAAGTCTCCAGGTGCATCACCCGCTCTCACCAGATGCGCCTGGAGGGGCACTGTGGCCCCTTGGAAAGAAGTCTAGGGGGATCTCACCTGGCATCCAGGAACCCTGGGGTGGGCACAGTGAGACGCAATGGGTAAGGGGACCCCACCCCACAGATGGGGGGGCAGGGTTCGGGCACTGGGAAGGTTCCACACCGGAATGACCGGCGTTGCTGGGGGTGGAGTTGGCATCTCTCCCCACTGCCAGCTTGTGCTGAGTCCCACAGCAGCCCCCCTAGGTTTCTGCCTTGGTCTACCCCCAGGGGATTCTGGCCCTCCTGTCTGCTTCCTGACCTGTTGGAAGGCGGGGTGCAGGAGGTTGACCCCAAGGGAAGTTTTCAAGaaggggagagatggagggggagTGCAGGCAGCAGGGGGCAAGGAGGGACGGAAGGAAAGGGACACCCAGGCCCCGGGCCATGGTGTTCAGTCATGGCCACCCTTGTTCCAGCAGAGGGTGGATGTGAGCCCCACCCCAGGGCAcagcccccccccgtccccccgccccccactggtCTGCAGGGCCCCTTGTCCAAGGGAAGTGGGGATCTGCAGTGTCGTCGAGGGCCACGTGTGGTGCTGAGGGTGCCAGTGACTCCCCGGGAAGCTGTAAAGGGGGAACCTCAGCCAGGCAGTGATGCCCAAGCCTCCAGCAAaggcctctgcacccaggagggAGGATGTTGACCTGAGGGTCAGTCTCTGAAGGCTGTAGCAGGGCCGGGAGGTTAATGTTTAGTGAGCAGCCGCCCCGCCCGGTCACCTTGCAACTTGCTTAGGTgtgagattaaaaagaaaaaaacaaaccaatgcCAGGAGGGCCAGGCAGTGATTGTGGTGCTCGGAGAACAGTGGACTGCACGGGCAGACATGTGGCATCCTTGTTGTCCGGGCTCCGGAGAGGGTGCTCGGACAGAGAGCTACAAAAGGCAAAATGGCAGCAAGATGCCTGATTGCcgagggccctggggtgcagcTCAGTGCTAGAGTCTAGGCTGGTGTGTATGAGGGTTGattctcagcacacacacacacacacagatacacacacacacacacacatgcacatacaacatGTGCACAcccactcacaggcacacacacgcacacccatgcacacacacgtacatgtgcacatacaacacgaacacacatgcatacgcacataaacacacatacatgtgcacattcATACAACATGAACACATATACACTCAgtcacgcacatgcacacacatgcacatatacataatacacatgcacatacatgcacacactcagacacatgcgTATACTCACActaacacacatgtacatgcacacacatgcacacacacaagcacacagacacatagacatgcacaacATGCTCATATACagccacagacacacatgcatacactcacacacatacagccattagacacacactcacacatgcacacacactcatgtacacacgcacacacagaaacacagccacatagacacacactcatacactcacacacatacagccagagacacacacagccacagagacacacacatgcatgcattgtacacagacatgcacacacatgcacaaacagccacaaagacacacatgcacaaacatacagtcacatagacacatacacatgcacatacacccatttatatgtacacacatacacacaaacacatccacataaacacacacatgcgcatacacacacatacagccgcatagacacacacacatgcacggatacatgcacacacatgcagacataaagccatatagacatacacacatatatgtgtgcacacagcCACATAGATACACAGCCatatagaacacacacacacacactaacacatatgcatatacacacaggtgcacagactcacacacacacacacacacacacacacacacacacacgtgggatCATTATAGCACAGAGAGCCAGTGCAGAAGCAGCCTGGGCAGGGGCTGCCGGCAAGGTGAGTCTGACACAGGTGACCACTTGGAAGAGGAGGGCCTGCGCGGGGCCACGGAGTGTGGAGAGCAGGTGCCCTGTGTTCCTTTCCCTGAGAGCAGTTGAGGCCCCCACCCTGGCATCACAGAGCACTGGACAGTTGGCTGGAAGGCCCAACCTACTCAGCTCTGGACTCTGCCCGGGAAATTTCCATCTGGAGCAGAGGCCCAAGGCGAGCAGGTTGGCAGCGGCTGGGGCCCGTGGAAACGTGCTCAGGCATCCTGCGTGGCTTGTTCACGGCAAACGCGTGAGTCGGGGAGGGCCTGGCTTCTCCCGAGGCAGCCGGGAGAAAAACAGCTGCTCTGCTGAGGCGATCCTGGGAGGGGAACCAAGAGTCAAAAGCCGAGGGAAAGGGGCTGGTCAGCAGGGCAGGAAATGTCCCGCCCTGTCCAGGCCACTGGTCAGCACACCGGACAAAGTGGGCACAGGAGCAGAAAGTGTGGGAGAACGGATGGTCAGACGGATGGCACTGCATAAGCTGAGAAGGGAGCCCTGGGTGGCTCGGGCCTCCCGAGGGGGGACCCTGCCCTGGCCAGATGCATCAAACCACTTCATTCAAGATCATCACTGCAGCTTCGTGCCCCCTGGGGCGTGCTCGGGagtatctccctccctctctctctctctctctctctccctctctctctctctctctctctctctctctctctctctctctctctctctctctctctctctctgtctcgtgCCTGTGCATGTTTATGGTATATCAACTCAACGAGTTTATGAGTCTGTTACCCCCCAGGGGAAAGGCAAGAAGGGAAGAGGTGTGCAGGAGAGACGGAATGGGGGTGTCAGGAACTTATTTAGAGTGGGGCGTTGGCCCCTCAACAGAACCAGAGCGACAGTGACCGTGTGAGGAGTCGGGGAAGGGCTGGCTTCAGGTTCAGCTTCAGGGCAGGGAGGATGGTCAGGCTGACTCAGCGACCACACTTCCAGCCAGTTGCAGGGCATGATGAAGCGCCAGCTTCAGGACCACACAGGTGCATTATGTCCCTGCTCTCGTGCTGGCCAGGAATCACCCGGTTTCTACCCGGCCTCTGGGAAGTGGACAGATGTGCCTCTTGGTCCAACAGAGAGAGCAAGGAAGAACAGGGCCTCTTCCATCGTGCGGGGGCTTGGGAAGGCAGGGGTGTCTCTGCAGGAGGAGTGCCCCCCTTGCCCCCTGTCCACCCCAGGGCCTGGTCCTGCCGCCTCTCAGCCCCGACTCTCTTTCAGCTGAAAATACACGGCCATGGAGGAGGCCCGGCCCCAAGGCTCAGATTCCTTCTCACTCAGCTTCAAGAACCCGGATGCTGTGTCCCTGCGGAGTCTGGTCTGACCCCTTGCCTGCCCTGTCCATCGTGACCACCTCCTTTGCACTCTTAGGGCCGACCGCACACCCTGCGGCCCCCTCGCTCCCCTCACGGCCAGCTTGGCACCGACTGCACGTGGCCACCGTGCGTGGGAGGGCCTGGTGCAGTGAGATTGGGGGATGAGAAGGGGCAGCGGAGGGCGGGGCTCAGGCAGGTTCCAGGCCGCCCCAGGCAAGGCCCAGGGAATGGGGcgccatctcccaccaccccgagAAACGCGACCACTGCCCACGGGCAGCCCACAGGGGATGTTCCTGATGGTCTGTCTCTCTAGGAGGAAGGCCGGGACCCCACTGAGAGAGGGCACAGCTGGACTGCTGACCCCCTGGAGCGCCCTTCAGGAtggtaggggtgagggggtggggggctggccaggggcttcttttttgtttgtttgtttgtttttgggtcacatctggcggtacttcgggctgactcctggctctgtgctcagagatcactcctggcggtactttgggggccatatgggatgggatgccgggattgaacctgggtcagctgtgtgcaaggaggcaaatgccctccccgctgtcctatcgctccagcccccaaatatttatcctttttttttttaacttttgggtcacacccggcaatgctcaggggttactcctgcctctatattcaggaattacttcgggtggtgctcaggggacccttacagaatgctgggaatcgaacccaggttgggtgcatgcaaggcaaacaccttccctgctgtgctatcactccaaccccaaatatttattctttcttttattttccttttttctttctttttttttttccccttgattttGGGCCACTTTCAGCCGAGAAGATGCGGccatggaggtgctcagagcttactcctggttctgtgctcagggctcattcttggcgGGCTTGGGGCATcctgtagggtgctggggattgaacccagtggcCAGAGGCTTCTACCCCCAGTTGCATCCTGGCTGCTCAGGCTGGGCTGCGGGGATTCCCGCCCCTcagctgccttctaccccagGGGCAGATTTGAGGATCCTCAGCGCTCTCAGGCCTGAAGTTGTAGGAGGTGGGGTGCAGGAGTGCAGCCGATGGGAGGGCTGGGGCCCGCAGGAGGGACTCGATCTTGCAGTGCAAGGTGCGGGGCAGCGGGGCGGCTCCTGCACCTCGCACCTGGCCGGGTGCTGGTCCCCTTGGACCTTCCGACTTGGGGCTGATGCCCAGGGTGGGAGGGCTTgaggcagctgggctgggggtgccatCAGCTCTGCAGCTTCAGGCCAGGCTGACCCTGTCAACCACCGTCCCCAGGAGGAGCCTGCAGCCAGCCCAGAGGCTCCGACGCTTCTGCAGGGAGCACTCGCAGCTCTGGAGATGGATCTGCAGGGGCCTGGCCTGCACCGGTGAGCCCCCGGGCTCACCGCCCGCCTCACACCACACCCCTACTCCACCTTTTAGCATCAGCAAATTGTCGATGGGGACCAAGAGCCAGCTCAGATCCCCAGATCTTGTCCCCAAGACTCTTTCCAGTGGGTGAGGGAGAGGGGAACACACCTCTTTCTCTCTTGATATAGCCAGCCTGCTGGGAATCccagggagggtgggagtgatCAAGGAGGGCTGCCAGGAGGAGGTAGCATTTGGGTCTTCTAGACTGAGCATGCCTATGAGAGGGAGGGGCAGGTCAATAGGGAAGGTACCCCAAGTGGAGGAAGCACAGGAGCAAAGGTGAAAGCTCAGGGTGTGGGCAGAGAGCTGATAGACTGGCTGGAGGGGCCCAGGGTAAAGTTCTAGAAGAGGGGGTAGGGGTTACAGGTCATCTGGGACTGGTCTGCCTCAGGGCAGGGTTCAGACAGGCATGTATCACAGTCACTCTTACACTGGGCTGCACGAGAGGCAGCAGGGTAGAtgggcaggtgtgggggcaggaagtTAGGGCCCCCCAGGACACAGGGTTTCCCAGGCCTGAGCCCTGATGACCATGCGGGTGGTACAGCtcctcagcagtgacccctcTCATGTCCCCCCAGCTGCCCAGAGCTGACTCCTCTTTTCATCTCCCACCTGCCCAGGGTTGATCCCCCTTCCCCAtgccctgctcagggctgactcaccCCTCATCCCCTTGCCTGCTTGGGGCTGACCCACCCCTCATCCCCTctcctgctcagggctgacccatGCCTCATCCCCTTGCCTGCTTGGGGCTGACCCACCCCTCATCCCCTtgcctgctcagggctgacccacCCCTCCTCATCCCCTCGcctgcttgtggctgacccctCTCTGCCCCCGCCTGTCCAGCCTTTGTGGCCTTCCTGCTGGTAGCCTGCCTCCTGAACTTCCAGCGGGCCCTGGCGCTCTTCATCCTCACCTGTGTGGTCCTGTTCTTCCTGGCCCAGAGCCTGCTCCAGCCGCTGCTGGCTCCAAAGCTGCAGAGGCTCCTGGAgcccctggcccggccccgcCTGACCCTCTGGCTGAAGAGGTGAGTGAGCGGCAGCCTCAGGGCGGGGCCGACTGGGGCCTCTGGGTCAGGCCCGGCACAGAGGTGGTCCCCCGTGTTTGCCTGGTGTGTGCTGGCCGTCCTGAGTCAGCCTCTCTCTCGGTGGCAGCTACCCATTTCGGGGTGCCCCTGTGTCCCAATTTCAGGCCCCCGGCAGTGCCCAAACCTCCCGAGGGGGAGGCCAGGGTCCCTGCTGCCCACCATCTCCCATGGGCCGTGGGCACTGTCCAGCCTCAGGGGACTCTCCCTCCAGGGGCACGTAGCCCTGGGGCATTTGCCCGGGGCCCACTGGGTCCCTGGGCAGCAGGTCCAGACCCAGATTTCAGGGGGCGTCTTAGTGCATCCCAAAGTGGGAGCGGGAGTGGGAACCTCAGTCCACTGCCTGTGCCCTGACCCGACAGGGCCACTCTGCAGCCGCGTGCAGGCTGGCCGGGCCAGGGCCACCACATGGGCGGAGAGGAGGGCCGTGGCTGGGGCGCCCCCTCCCTTCTTGTGCAGCGTCTACctaggtgttgcccccaaacacgCGCTTGTGACCTCCACGGGCGCCTGTGTTTGCTCAGAGCAATCTGGCGTCCAGGGAGGGCAGGTACTGAGGGGACGGCTTCTGGTCCCCTGCAGAGCCCTGGCCCTTGCCGCCTTCCTGGGCCTGGTCCTATGGCTGGCACTGGACACCGCGCAGCGCCCCCAGCAGCTGGTGTCCTTCGGGGGGCTCTGTGTCTTCGTGGGCTTCCTGTTCGCCTGCTCCAAGCAGCACCAGGCAGTGAGTGGGGGTCTCGTCTCCCGAGACCTGGACTGCCGGGAGCCCCCATGGGGAAGGTGGGGAGCGGGAGGGCACCCGGGCCTCGAATGGCAGGACACACAGACCCAGGATACATGGCTACAGGACACACAGCTGGCCAGGCCGCATAGCCGGCCAGTCTCCAACCTCCTAGCTGGCACCTTTCCACACAGGACACTCCCAGTACAGCCGGTACCAGTGTAGCCTTTTATGACCCTGAGAGAGTAACCCAGGGCCTAGCTGAGCTCAGCCTGTGGACGGCcatgctggcggggggggggggcggggggggacccTGGatagcccccgccccgcccctggacAGCCCCAGACACGGGTGACGGTGCTTCTTCTGACAGGTGTCCTGGCGGGCCGTGTTCTGGGGCCTTGGCCTGCAGTTTGCACTTGGGCTTTTTGTCATCAGAACAGAACCAGGATTTGTCGCCTTCCGATGGCTGGGTGACCAGATCCAGGTGGGCCCCGGGGTCCAGAGGAGGAGCCAGTGGGtggggccccagagaggggctgggTGCTGGCCTGCAGCTCAGACCCAGCCTGGAGGGCCGGCACGCTTGTCTCCTGCAGGTTTTCCTGAGCTACACCGAGGCGGGCTCCAGCTTCGTGTTCGGGGAAGCTCTGGTCAAGGACGTCTTTGCCTTTCAGGtgagccccttcctgccccctctgTCACAGGCCTGGGCAGCAGCATGCAGTGTGGGCATCGGGCTGGAGCAGGATCACAGTGCCCAGTCGCGGAGGGGGATGGTGCTGTCCAGAGAACAGGGCAAGCAGGAGACGGGGCTTGTGATGGGGCCTCCGCGTGTCCCAGCATCCTGACCCCGGGGGACCTTGTCCTTCCTGGGTGCACCAGGACCGCTTAGCAACAGGCCTGACGGGGAAAGGCTCAGACTGATGCCATCAGACTGATGCTGTTGGGCCCCAGAGCCCCCTGCAGAGTGACAGATCACACCCTGAGTCCTGCTGTCCCTGTGCCTCATGCAAGATGCACATGAACGCACTCACATACACAaaagcacactcacacacacacacatgagcctGCACaaatacacaagcacacatacacaagcacacacatgaatacacacatgagcacacaaacacgagcacacacaaatatacatacatgagcacacacgagcacacacacaagcacacacaaatatacacacatgagcacacacatgaGTACACATACATAATcttgcacacacatgaacacacactcaaggacacacagatgtacacacttgcacacatgtaCATGAATGACatgaccccccttccccccccgccacacacacatgtgctgcTGACCAAGGTGGGCTGGGTTTGGGGACAGAGCTGGAATCTTTCAGAACTTTCTTGGCATTCTTGCCATGACTCCCATGAGACCAGCCCCAGGCCTTTGGGCCTCTCTCAGCCCTTCTGGAGTCCAGCTGCCCCTGGCGATCGATCCTCACTCCTGGGGGCCTGAGCTCCGCCCCAGGCCCCCTCGGCCCCTGCCCCTCCAAACCCTGGCCCCAAATGCCGGCCTCCAAGCCAGCTCAGCTGACATGGCCTCTACCTCCCAGAACCTCATCCCGATGAGTCACAGCAGCTTGGCACCATCTCTGTTCTAGAAACTTCCCACCCAGCTGGCGCCTCCAGCAGTCGTGCATCCCTCCTGGGTCAGGCTGTCCCCCTGACCCTCCTGCCTCTGGAATTGTCTCTGCTCCTGCCTGAGCTGGGTTCAAGGCTTCTGGAGAGAACTCAGGGCAGCCAGCAAGGGGGCTGCAGCTCCAGAGAGGGTGTccggccccctcctcctccacccccagagGCCAGCAGAACCAAATCTCACAAAATCCCAAATGGAAGGGTGGGCAAGGCACTGACTGTGGGGGCTGCGGGGACTTGTCTGCTAGGCTGTGGCTGAGTGAGGGCCataggggggcagaggggagtgtGGAGCAATGGGCTGGACGCGGCCTCCCAGGGGACTCTGACAGGGTGACGTCCTTCTGGGTGGGGGCCAGGGTCTGCCTTACTGCATCCCCTCAGCTCTCTGGAGAGGGTGGAGGGTCCGCTCTAGGGAGTCTGTCCGTCTGCTGGCCCGGGGCTGGGCTGTGGACTctgggacagtgctcaggaggagaCCCTCTGTGTGCTGTGGAGTTGGGGCTGGGCCTTCAGGGAGGAGAGAGTGGGTCTCAGGCTGGGGCCCTGCCTGGCTCTCAGAGGCCGGTTTCTTAGGCCCCCCCACTGACCGCGTGTGAGGTCCTGGACCTGCAGGGGGGCCCAAAAGGTGCTTTtctacccacccctccacctgccaCCGGGCGAATCTCGGAGTTTGAGGGCTAGAAGCTTCTCTTTTAAGTTAGGGGGTAGAGGTCACCCACCGGGACCCTGACCAGGAAGTGGAGATGGTCTTTCGTCCCCGTGGCCTTGGGGTCCCCAATTCCCTCGCCTCTGGTGCccacactcaggggaccacagggaccAGGGCGGGACTGTCCCTCACACGGCTGGGCTACCTCTCCCCTTTCCTGGTCACCTTCTCCCCAGGATGGTCCCCACGGGACACAGACCAGCTGCCCTCCCTGGCGGAGCCCTGAGTGTGTAGACAGTCCCCCAGGCGGGGTCACAGGATGGCCGGGGCTCTAGTGTCTGGACGAGGCTGCAGTTGTCTGCAGGGCCAGGAATGGGAATTACAGCACTGGGCccctctgtgctctgaggtcGCTTTGCTGGGGTTCTGGGGGGCCCTCCAGCAGGGCCTGCAGGttaggaggtgccagggagccCCCCACACTCCAGCGCCCTGTGCTGCTCCCAGGGGCTGTCCCCGCCCCCGAACCTCACCGCTCCTGTCCACTCCTCTGAGGCTGGCTCATGTCTACCCCTCTCTCATGGCCATGGCCGCATGGCCGGGCCCCTGAGTCGCAGATGGGGCTCCTGCCCTGGCTCCCGCCGTCTGGAGCTCTGGCCGAGCAGGGCCCCGGAGGAGCTGCCCACAGTGAGGGCTGTGGAGAAGGGCCGAGAAGCCCCGGGCTCTTGGGTCTCGCCCGTGACCGTGGCCTGGGAGCCCCATTTTCCCTCTGCCCTGGACTGTCCGGGCTCCCCCACTGTGTCTGCACACCTCCCTGCCATCACACAACAGGAACTAGAACATTCCAGCGTGAGTCTTCCTCTCCACTGACCCCGAGGCCTGTTCCTGCCTGGGGCCAGTGCTGTCTTGGGACTTTGCCTGGCCACGGCAGAGACCACACATAGAGCCACCCCCGTGCGTGTCTGAGCACTGGGGCCAGTGCCCCTGTCCCAGCCATTTGTCCCTTGGTGGCCATCCTGATGGCCTTCTGGGCTTGTTCTGCCTTAGTCCTTTTGTCACTCTGGAGAGGATGAGCTGGCCCCCCAGGCACACATGTAGGGGCCACTCCCTCAAACCAGAGGCAGGGGGCAGCCCGCTCCGAGTGCAGACAGGCTGGCGGTGGGGGACTGGGAGGGAGAGTGACGAGGGGTGGGAGGAGAACCCACCAAATGGGGGATCCCGGCCTCAGCCACACGCAGGAGCGAGGTCAAGGCCAGAGTCTGGGACGCTGCTCGGGAAGGGGTGGACCCGGCATGCACCCCGGACCCCCTTCCGGACAGAGGTGGCCGTAACAAGGGGTGGTCGGGTCCTGCTTGGACGTCAGACTTTGAAGGGAACAGACCCCAGGGGCCCACCGGAGCCTGTGGGGTTTGGCTGCTGGCCTGCGGGGCCCCTCAGTGCCACCTGTGCCCGTCAGGTGCTGCCCATCATAGTCTTCTTCAGCTGTGTCATGTCGATGCTCTACTACGTTGGCCTCATGCAGTGGGTCATCCTAAAGGTGAGTCTGCACGGCCGCCCGGGCACTTGGGCCGCCCCGCTCCGGGACCCACACCTtctcccctgctgccccctcccacagGGACCAGGGTCCCCAACATCCTCCTCCTGGACCCCATGACACCCCAGAATCCCCTCCCCCAAGCTCTCCCTGCAAAACTCCCGTTCCTGATGTGCATCGGTAGAAAAAGGACCCCTGGGTGGTGGAAGAATCTGGGGCATCTGGGCTGGCTGTTGGGTGAGACAGAGTCAAAAGTGGTGGGCACACGTCTTGGAGCCTGCACAGGCCTGCCCAGGTGTGGACACACTCCCAGAGGGTTGGAATggtggagaccccccccccccacacacacactctattgGAGGGGCCTGAGGGGATGTTTctggggaggggttgggagatTGGGGGTACTCATGCCCCACTCCTGGCTCCGGGGTTGCTGCTTGCCTGCAGATTGCCTGGGTGATGCAGGTGACCATGGACACCACCGCCACGGAGACCCTGAGTGTGGCCGGGAACATCTTTGTGAGCCAGGTGGGTGCTGCGCCTGGAGCTATCTCGGGGGGATCACCAAGGGTGCTGCACGGGGAACACGCCTGCTGGGTGGCTCTGCTGGGCTTGCTCTGTCCTGAGGCCTCCCTGCCAGCTTGGAGCAGGGCCCGGAGCCGTTTGGTGACAGTCCTTGACTTAGAAAGAAAAGTCGCCCGCCGCTCCGAGGAGGGAGGTCCACTTTCTTTAAGCCAGAAGCAGAAAGCAGCCCCAATTGTACTCAAGGGGACCGCCGCCCCCTGGATTGTCCCCATGCCCTTTTGGGGGCCTCCCCAATCTGGGGAAATTCCGGCTTAGAGACTCAAGCACTATAGTGAGGCCACCAGGGAGATGGGAGTTCAGGCTGGGGGTGATCAAGTGCCCAGAAACAAGAAATTCGGTGCCTGGAACCTGGACCCCACCTCACCTCCTGCTGGTTCTCCCTGCTTCCAGCAGGGCTCCACCCTCGGGACCCCCAGCCAGCTGTGGATCCCAGGGCCTCCACTGGTCACTTGGCGGGAACGGACACTTCCAGTGGCCATTCCTGATCACTCCCTTGTAAAGATCCCCCAGGACTCTCCCTCAGAGATTCCTGAAggacccctcccccgccacccccgggcccccacccTCTCCTGGATGGGAGCATGGCATGGCCAGTGCCCCTGCGTGAGCTTCTCTCTGACACGCCCCGACTCTCTCTTGGCTCCCTTGGACGGTGGGGAGGGCCAGCCAGCTCGGGCCCTGTCCCCTCTGCAGACGGAGGCGCCCCTGCTGATCCGGCCCTACCTGGCGGACATGACTCTGTCCGAG
Protein-coding regions in this window:
- the SLC28A1 gene encoding sodium/nucleoside cotransporter 1; amino-acid sequence: MEEARPQGSDSFSLSFKNPDAVSLRSLEEGRDPTERGHSWTADPLERPSGWRSLQPAQRLRRFCREHSQLWRWICRGLACTAFVAFLLVACLLNFQRALALFILTCVVLFFLAQSLLQPLLAPKLQRLLEPLARPRLTLWLKRALALAAFLGLVLWLALDTAQRPQQLVSFGGLCVFVGFLFACSKQHQAVSWRAVFWGLGLQFALGLFVIRTEPGFVAFRWLGDQIQVFLSYTEAGSSFVFGEALVKDVFAFQVLPIIVFFSCVMSMLYYVGLMQWVILKIAWVMQVTMDTTATETLSVAGNIFVSQTEAPLLIRPYLADMTLSELHVVMTGGYSTIAGSLLGAYISFGIDPTSLIAASVMAAPCALALSKLVYPEVEESKFRSQEGVKLSYGDAQNLLEAASSGAAISVKVVANIAANLIAFLAVLAFINAALAWLGGMVDVEGLSFQLLCSYILRPVAFLLGVTWEDCPVVAELLGMKLFLNEFVAYQELSVYKDRRLAGMEEWIDGKKQWISVRAETLTTFALCGFANFSSIGIMLGGLTSMAPHRKGDFSGIVLRALLTGACVSLVNACVAGILYMPRDPVVDCASLLNTTVSNASYELYLCCQEQFQGTGPALGPAALSSCCNFYNHTLCG